Genomic segment of Calonectris borealis unplaced genomic scaffold, bCalBor7.hap1.2 HAP1_SCAFFOLD_59, whole genome shotgun sequence:
ACAACCAAAGGGTTAAGCAGCACACAGGACGACCGTCCTGCCCCTTGCTATTGATTGGTTGCCCCTTCTTTTTGACTGGTAGCCACTCCTTGACTGGTCGTCCCTTGCTGTTGACTGGTCGTCCCTTGCTGTTGACTGGTCATCCCTTGCTGTTGACTGATTGCCCCTTGTTGTTTACTGGTAGCCAATTCTTGTTGACTGGTTGCCCCTGGCTGTTGACTGGTTGCCCCTGGCTGTTGACTGGTTGCCCCTTGCTGTTGACTGGTAGCCAATTCTTCTTGACTGGTAGCCAATTCTTCTTGACTGGTTGCCCCTGGCTGTTGACTGGTTGCCCCTTGTTGTTGACTGGTAGCCAATTCTTCTTGACTGGTTGCCTCTGGCTGTTGACTGGTCGTCCCTTGCTGTTGACTGGTAGCCGATTCTTGTTGACTGGTCGTCCCTTGCTGTTGACTGGTTGCCCCTTGTTGTTGACTGGTAGCCACTTCTTGTTGACTGGTTGTCCCTTGCTGTTGACTGGGTGTCCTCTGATTGTACAGTGAGTGTAGGCACCCAGCTCACAGACGGCTCACATGTACCTATGGCCACTCACAGGTAGGACCCTTAATTTGAGCTGGATCTGGACCCTACAGGTAGGCAGAATTATTCCCTCCCTACCTAATTTTGTGAAGAATCAGCCTCTTCACACCATTGCTCCAGGCAGTTTCCAAATGCTGTTCTCGACTTCCAAAGCTCTCCACATCTCCTGCCATCAAGGCTGCAGCTCCCTGGCCATTTCTCAGCCCAACTGCCTCCTAGCTTCACGGGTATGAACCTCTTCACGGGCACAGCCTGTCAGATGCCATCCAAGCTTGCTGGGCAGGAGACCCTACTCCTAAGCATTGCTAGTGATGGCATGCCCAGCAAAGTCTCTGACCGTTTGCTCCCTGGGGGTGTTTGCAGGGGCACCTGCTCCAGGTTCGACCCATACCAGGCTGGTGAACGGCTCAAGTTTCTGCTCCAGCAGAGTTGAAGTCCTCCACGATGGCAAATGGGGCACCGTCTGCGACGACAGCTGGAGCCTGATGGATGCTGAAGTGGTGTGCAGGGAGGTGGGCTGCGGCCAAGCCCTGTCAGCTCTGTTCGGGGCTGCCTTCGGACAGGGGTTGGGGCCCATCTGGCTGGACGAAGTGACCTATGCTGGGACGGAGGCTGCCCTTTCTCTGTGCCGGGCCAGGTCCTGGGGAATCCATAACTGCAACCATGGAGAGGATGCTGGCATTGAATGCACAGGTAGCTCTTGACCGCTGCCCCATCAGGGCTGGCACCCAGGCTATCAtagtcttttggtttttttgagggagGGGTAGAGAAAAGAGCAGAAGACCTTTGAAATGGTCCTGGATGTAGATGTCTCCATTGCTGATGGGTGGGTGtgtgctggagaagggaagagggagctTCAGAGGGGACGTCCATCCAGATGCCACCTGCCAGGGAGGGTGATGAGTTTGGGGAGGTGGTGAGAGCACCTGAGGGGAGTCTGCTCTTCACATTTGGGTGGGCAACCTCCAGGGTCCACCACCACAAGATGACACCTCTCTATCTTTCCATTTCAGACCCGACTGAGGTCCGGCTGGTGAACGGCTCAAATCGCTGCTCTGGGAGAGTTGAGGTGCTGCACAACCAGCGATGGGGAAGTGTGTGTGACGACGGCTGGGACCTGGGTGATGCAGAagtggtgtgccggcagctgggctgtgggacGGCCGTAGCCACTCCATCCAGAGCTCGGTTTGGGATGGGGTATGAGCCCATCTGTCTGGACGATGTGAACTGCGCTGGTGCTGATGCTGCCCTCTCCGAGTGCAGGGCCAGACCGTGGGGAGAGTAACTGTGACCACTGAGAAGATGCCAGTGTGGTGTGCCTGGGTAAGCTACCCCAAACCCCATCATGGCGCAGCTCTGGAAGGAGCAACAGTGGCACTTGGATAACTCTGTGGAGAAACACCTCTGCTCTGCTCACATTAGGCCTCTTGCCTCTGTATAGGAACCAATTTGAGGTTGtctgagagcagcagctccccttgGCCACTGTGAGGACTTTATCCCAGGAGAACAAGTGTCCGTCCCCAACCAACACATTGCTCTCCCTTATAACCCTTTAACTGGTCCGTTGACTCTTCTGCTATGAGTATCCTTTCCTTTTTCATACGTGCACGGTGCTAACGTGACATGCGTTGTCACTGTACAGTAAAGTCCATTGAACCTTCCCTCTACCTTGGGTCCACCTTGTCTGGTTGGACTGCTGGGACACCAGCATCTAGTGCCACTTGCGATGCGCTGGCGTCCTGCCACCACTCCAGATGGGGGTGGGTCTCCCATTCAGCCCTGTGTCACGGCTTCCCCCTCCTCGTGGGTTTCTTGGATGCCTGAGGGCACTTAAAATGGGATCAGATGTTTATGCCGGTGACAGTCTCCACATCACCTTGCAGGTGGCCACCATTTGAGGACCCATCTTCCAACACACGAGCAAGAAACATGTATGTGTTTCACCTCCATATGTCTTTCGTAATTCCAGGACCAGCTCAGCTCCGGCTGGTGAACGGCTCCAGACACTGCTCCAGGAGGTCGAGGTGCTTCACAACCAGCAGTGGGGTCGGTGTGTGACAACGGCTGGGACCTGAGCAATGCCGAAGtcgtgtgccggcagctgggctgcggggcggccgtgTCAGCTCCAGGCTCAGCTCAGTTTGGGCCAGGGTCCAACCATATCTGGCTGGGTGATGTTGAGTGCACGGGGGCAGAAGCTACCCTCTCCGAACGCAGGTCCGGGATCGGGGAACCCATTAATTGCCACCATGGGGAAGATGCTGGTGTGTgctcaggtaattttttttttttttcctcgaatgGCATTATTCAGGGGAGTGTAGGGCTGCGTGGCTGGAAAGGTGGAGGGTGACTTTGCTGGTGGCATGGTCTCCTCTGAGCCTGGGTAGCACCCAACGCCAAGGAAGAGCTCAGGCTGCTCTTCTGCAGAGGTCTGTCTGCCTTGTTCGGTGACTGGTCTTGCTGATGAAACCCCAGGGGTGTGGAGGAACTGAGCAACCTGAGAAATGCTGAGCACAAGAATCTAAGCAAAGTAATGAGAGACGCGTGACCAAGCCTTCAAGGGGACGGGAAGAAAGAGGCTTTGCTTAGGGACCTAGAGGGTGAGATGTAGAGTTTGTTGCAATCCAGAAAACCACCAAAAGCTGCTCGAATGAGAGCAGGGTAGGAAGAGGGCACCCATCGTACAAAGACACCAGTGGTCAGGAAGGGAAGAGTTTTACAAATTCCactgcttttatccttttccAGCAAGCATGtctgaattttctgtatttcagcagttttcttaTTCCAGCTGACGTTAATTAAAGCCTAGCTTTAAATATCCAATGTCCCTCCAGTGTTTGGGGATGTTCGCTATAACGGCAGGACCGAGCATGTCCTTCTCAAAGGTCCAGATTGCCAATGGCATAAAAGGAGCAAAAATGGGCAATGTGCATTAGCTACTATGAGCAGCGCAGGCGTGGAAGGAGACCTCCGAAAAGGGTGTCTGTCTCTTCCCGTTTCAGACCCCGTGGCATTGTGGCTGGTGAATGGCTCAAGCCtctgtgctgggagagctgaaGTGCTCCACAGGCATCAGTGGGGGACTGTGTGCAATGACAGCTGAGATGAAGAGGACGCCACGGtcgtgtgccggcagctgggctgcgggatGGTGGTCTCGGCCCCTGGCGCGGCTTGGTTTGGGCAAGGGCGCAATGCCATCTGGCTGGATGACATGAACTGCTCGGGGAGGGAGGACACCCTCTTCGAATGCCTGGCCAGGCCACGGGGGACACACAGCTGTGACCATGGGGAAGACACCAGTGTGGTGTGCTCAGGTAATGTGGCCACCATCAGTTTGGAAAAGGATCTGGGCATGCCCCAACCCTGGAaaaattcaaggtcaggtttgacggggctctgagcaacctgatctagttgaagatgtcattgcaggggagttggactagatgacctagggtctagagaacaagtcttatgagggacTAAgggttgcttagcctggagaaaaggaggctgaggggagaccttattgctttctacaactacctgaa
This window contains:
- the LOC142076525 gene encoding scavenger receptor cysteine-rich domain-containing group B protein-like, with amino-acid sequence MATHSSPHLLPSRLQLPGHFSAQLPPSFTGAPAPGSTHTRLVNGSSFCSSRVEVLHDGKWGTVCDDSWSLMDAEVVCREVGCGQALSALFGAAFGQGLGPIWLDEVTYAGTEAALSLCRARSWGIHNCNHGEDAGIECTDPTEVRLVNGSNRCSGRVEVLHNQRWGSVCDDGWDLGDAEVVCRQLGCGTAVATPSRARFGMGYEPICLDDVNCAGADAALSECRARPWGE
- the LOC142076526 gene encoding soluble scavenger receptor cysteine-rich domain-containing protein SSC5D-like, with amino-acid sequence APDTAPGGRGASQPAVGSVCDNGWDLSNAEVVCRQLGCGAAVSAPGSAQFGPGSNHIWLGDVECTGAEATLSERRSGIGEPINCHHGEDAGVCSDPVALWLVNGSSLCAGRAELGCGMVVSAPGAAWFGQGRNAIWLDDMNCSGREDTLFECLARPRGTHSCDHGEDTSVVCSALDEEIFAFSPPALLLSASTASATPPIAGLDHPSSLGAGLRGSSVPEEEANAKQGF